DNA sequence from the uncultured Fibrobacter sp. genome:
TATGCGCTCTGCTCCTTGGGCTTGATTTTCTATATCAACTTCGCCGACGGTACCCGCATGGAACAGCGCGACCACGACCAGTGGGTTGCTGCGATGACCCGTAACGTTGCCGACCTCAACCGTGCCGGTGCATCGATTCCTTCTGTGCCCGACCCGAATGACTTGATTGACGCCCGTCAGGCAATCGAGCAGGGCAACATCCGCCTTGAGTTCCTTCGCCAGCATAGGGCTCCTGCAGCGACGATTTCCGCTCTCGAAGCGCAGATCAACGACCTCAAGAGTTCCAGCATCTGGACGACTTGGACCAAGATCGAAAACGCTTATGCCCAGGTGGGGCAGCGTGCTCCGTTCCCGGAAGCGGTCCACATGGAAGTGCGCGAACGTGATTACTTCTACACGCCGGCATTTATCTTCATGAGCATGATGCTCGGTATTGGCGCCGGTATCCTCGTGTTCCTCTTCGCGACTTCGGCCTCGTTTGCAACGTTCGCTTCGCCTCTTGCCGCCATTCTCGTCCTTGCCGCATTCGTGATTCCGTGTGGCTCGAACTTCAAGGAACATAACCGTTCCGGCCTGTGGGTCCCGTGGGATTATGCCTACAACCTGCTCAATAGCTGCCGCCCGAACGCCATCCTCTTTACCAATGGTGACAACGATACCTTCCCGCTGTGGTTCGCACAGGAAGTCGCCGGTGTCCGTAAGGACGTCCGCGTGGTGAACCTCTCGCTCGGTAATACCGACTGGTACATCAAGCAGATGCTCGACAATCCGCCTGTCCTCAAGCTGAGCTACGACAAGGATGCCATTAGGCGCGACATGGTGCTTGACTACAGCTATGGCAACAATCCCAACCACCTCACTGCGACTTGGCTCAAGAATGCCGAACGCCTCATGCCCAAACTGAAGGAACGTATCGACCAGATGGAAGGTCAGCAACTTTCTGCCGCTGATTCTGCCAAGCTCCTGCAGCTCAAGGTGCATTACCAGGTTTGGGATGCCTTCCACGACTGGACTGCCCGTAGCCGTAGCAGTGTTATGCTCACTCAGCACAAGCTTGTGCTTGACCTGACCATGCAGAACATGGACAAGCCGATTCACTTCTCGACGACGGTCGGCATGTCGAACTTCATGGGCCTCGAAAAATACATGGTCCAGGAAGGCATGATTTACGATTTCAAGAAGGGTGACCTGACGGTTCGTCGTGGCGACTTTGATCCTGTGCGTACGGCCAACCTGATCGATAGCGTCTACAAGTTCCGCGGTCTCGGTGATGGAACCGCCTTCGTGAACAGCGAAACGCTCCGCCTGCTTTCTAGCTACATCTCTCTGTACTTGCAGATTTCCTTTGATGCCCGCGAGAAAATTACCGCCATCCGTAGCGAGAAGCCCTACACGATTGCTCGCAAGGCCCAGGTGGACGCTCTCGCCCTTAACGCCATCAAGTTCCTCGAAATGGGCATGTACCAGTTCCCGGACGAATGGCGCAACTACTGGGCTGCCGCCTACGTGTACGAAGCTGCCGGCATGAAACAGCCTGCTCTCGATGTGCTCGCTCGCGGTCTCAAGCATGTTCCTGCTTACGACGAAGGTGGCCGCGCTCGCCTCGCCATGAGCCTCAAGTCCATGGAGCAGATGCCGGATGAACCTCCTGCAATTGAGGCCGATACTCCGGCTACCGATTCCGGTGCAAAGGACAGTGCCGCTCCCGACAGTGCAGCCGTTGTCGCTTCTGCGGGAAATTAACGAGTCGAGGTGATGATGGATTTGAGCATGGTCATTCCGGTCAAGGACGAAAACGAGAACTTGCCGGACTTGATGAAGGAAATCGCTGCGGCGATGGAACCGACCGGGTTTGAGTACGAGGTGATCGTCATCGATGACGGCAGCCGCGACAATACCTGGGAAGTGGTTGAAAACTTGTCCAAGGATTTCCCGTTCGTTCGCGCTTACCGCTTCCAGTTCAACTGCGGCAAGGCCGCTGCCCTCGCTTACGGGTTCACCAAGGTGAAGGGCCGCTATGTCGCCACGCTGGATGGGGACTTGCAGGACGATCCTCTTGAAATTCCGAAGATGATCGACATCCTCGAAAAGGGGTATGACCTCGTTTCGGGTTGGAAGGTGCGCAGGCTCGACCCTTGGCACAAGACGATGCCGTCCAAGCTCTTCAACCTGACTGTATCCATCGTTTGCGGGCAGCGCTTGCACGATTTTAACTGCGGCATCAAGGCGTACCGCAGTTGCGTGGTCAAGTCCATCAAACTCTATGGGGACTACCACCGCTTTATCCCGGTCATGGCCAAGTGGCAGGGCTTCCGTATAACGGAAATGCCTGTCGCCCACAGGGCGCGTGTTCACGGCGTTTCCAAGTACGGCGTTTCGCGCTTGGTCAGCGGGTTCCTGGATCTCGTTTCCCTCATGTTCATGCGCAGTTTTTCTGCAAAGCCGCTCCACTTTTTCGGGCTCATCGGGCTTTTGTTCCTGTTCCTGGGCCTAGGTGTCTG
Encoded proteins:
- a CDS encoding DUF2723 domain-containing protein; amino-acid sequence: MKHIFAGISCLVALIVYAMTMAPTVSFWDCGEFVACANTLGIPHPPGTPFFVFFARAVIVLLPFVGEIAKRVNYISVVSSAATVYVTALFAWEFLASILKNDALAAKISGRVRTFVLGSASLVAGFLLTFSDTFWFNAVEAEVYGLAMLILMLVSYLGLVWYNKRDEEGSDKILIFICYIAFLGVGAHLYTMLTIPAVFVLLLIAQPGKIKERIPIWITGTLLCSVIYMVSAFIELSLGCLVVLAVLSLAKPFNARVNKAVRLSLAFSFFALIGYSTHLYIPIRSELNPIIDENDPEINIRDEQGNLQLGNLFKSENWESFNNFVERKQYGSESMIARAFYRRSRLAHQLLSFPSMSYGGYQMAQYLPYKVGGVNYANGVYTFDPAENEPLERFGFKFPTQMIFMGDSILPQLLIFILFNGLLVLVCVFACKRNRHLGIFLSVLYALCSLGLIFYINFADGTRMEQRDHDQWVAAMTRNVADLNRAGASIPSVPDPNDLIDARQAIEQGNIRLEFLRQHRAPAATISALEAQINDLKSSSIWTTWTKIENAYAQVGQRAPFPEAVHMEVRERDYFYTPAFIFMSMMLGIGAGILVFLFATSASFATFASPLAAILVLAAFVIPCGSNFKEHNRSGLWVPWDYAYNLLNSCRPNAILFTNGDNDTFPLWFAQEVAGVRKDVRVVNLSLGNTDWYIKQMLDNPPVLKLSYDKDAIRRDMVLDYSYGNNPNHLTATWLKNAERLMPKLKERIDQMEGQQLSAADSAKLLQLKVHYQVWDAFHDWTARSRSSVMLTQHKLVLDLTMQNMDKPIHFSTTVGMSNFMGLEKYMVQEGMIYDFKKGDLTVRRGDFDPVRTANLIDSVYKFRGLGDGTAFVNSETLRLLSSYISLYLQISFDAREKITAIRSEKPYTIARKAQVDALALNAIKFLEMGMYQFPDEWRNYWAAAYVYEAAGMKQPALDVLARGLKHVPAYDEGGRARLAMSLKSMEQMPDEPPAIEADTPATDSGAKDSAAPDSAAVVASAGN
- a CDS encoding glycosyltransferase family 2 protein, which produces MMDLSMVIPVKDENENLPDLMKEIAAAMEPTGFEYEVIVIDDGSRDNTWEVVENLSKDFPFVRAYRFQFNCGKAAALAYGFTKVKGRYVATLDGDLQDDPLEIPKMIDILEKGYDLVSGWKVRRLDPWHKTMPSKLFNLTVSIVCGQRLHDFNCGIKAYRSCVVKSIKLYGDYHRFIPVMAKWQGFRITEMPVAHRARVHGVSKYGVSRLVSGFLDLVSLMFMRSFSAKPLHFFGLIGLLFLFLGLGVCGYFGYEWFNTGALHVRPLLLAGAFSMVMSVQFISLGLLGEMLNGNKQRSYPVAETIRDN